DNA from Canis lupus familiaris isolate Mischka breed German Shepherd chromosome 9, alternate assembly UU_Cfam_GSD_1.0, whole genome shotgun sequence:
TcagaatgtcagagctggaaaggaagaaccttattataaataatagctaccagcatttattgaacatttactcaGTGCCAGGCCCGTTTCCAGGCATTACCCCATTCAGCCTTCCCGACAATTTCAGCGGCAGGTGCTGTcatcatccctgttttacagggaaggaaacagacattagGGAGATCACAGGGCATTTCCCAAGCTGTGCTGAGTGGTACGTAGtgcaaaaaaatattactttgttttagTTAAATGCTGCATCCTGCATCCTCCCTGGGAAATTCATAATGCACATCAACATATTAATGGCCCTGAGAAGTCCTGTATTGATCAGACCTCTTTAGGTCAATGTCACCTCTGTTGAGTAGTTTGCAGAATGCAAGTATTAACATGCTTCTTATTTTATGGATGGGGTCATGGAGGCCCAGGCAGGGCTTTCAGTGCAGACCAGGCACAGATCTTGGGCTCCATGTTCTCTGAACCCCACAGGAAATGTAGAGCAGAGGAAGGCAGACTATGGCCCATCTGACCCACACCTGTTTTTGTAAGTATAGTTCTATTGAAGATGATTTGATCCAGGTCCCTTGATTTATAAATGAGCCAACTGAGGACCAGGGAGGATGGCTGACTTGCTCATGGTCACACAAttaggagcagaggcagaaataGACCCAAGATCTCCAGAATCCAGGTATTctccaaaatacaaaacagacaggtggtgggaggtgaggggcaggaggCGGGGTGTGAAGCTACACGATCCCTGTGATACCTGTCTCTCTTATCTTCTGCAAGGTACATACACAGGCACGGCTCCCTTTCTACACTACACAGATCCCTCCTAGGGGtctccccctcctgctctttGGGTAAAGCTCCCATGGCCTGAACTGCCTGCACCCCCCTCTGCCACGACCACCTGCTCTCTACttcgtgggggtggggggaggcaaagGCTGAACTGGgtaatagcatttattttaattctgtgagAGATGCAGTAAAACAGTATTaacttcccctctgcctgtgtgaaACATGAGATCATTTGGACAGGAACCTGGCAGAAGGCAACCTTTGCCCGCTCCGGGGAGAGTTtgccaaacaaatgaataataaataaataaataaataaataaataaataaataaagtccaaaGGTTCTTCGACTTCCCTGAAGTATGTTATGCAATGGTcatctatttacatttttcacctgtgtgtgtgtgtgtgtgtgtgtgtgagagagagagagagagagagagagaaagtagttTGAAGATGCAGATAAAATCATTCTTATCATTAAAATGGCTCATGCATAGGGCACTTTTTACTCTTGTTTGAAATGTGaatgatttaaaatatctgtagatttaaatattttagttcagAAAGGTCCATCTAGTAAGTGGTACTAATTAAGGAGGTTTTATTAATCCCTGAATCTAGGGGAGGGAGGCATCTAACTGACCCTGGGTGGCCACAGCATGCCAGAAAGCTAGAGGTTCATCTAGAAACAGCTGCTGGAGACAGCAGGGCATAAACAGTGGCCTCAGGGTGGAGGTTCTTCCTGGGACAGCCAGACTGCCCAGATGGCCTTTCCAGAGCTGGGAGATGCAGACTTGTCACTGAGGTGGAGGGTAAAAATAGTCCTGTGTGGGTGGCAGCTGGGCCCAGAGGCACCGGCTTCCTTGTCTCTAGAGTAGAGAAGGCAGCCCAGTTGACAGATAACTTCTTAGGCTCCTCAGGCCTTCCCCCAGCTCTGGGGGCTGGGGACGGGGTGTCCTTCCTTAACAATGAAGCTCATCCACAAACCCCTATCCACACGCCAGGTGCTGGAAAGAGCTGGGGTCGGGTTTTAAGGTAGCAAAGGGCTTATATCCCGGCTGTGTCCAGCAGTGTGTCCTCCGGCAAAACCTCTCTCCTTCCtgggcctccattttctcatctgtcaaatggggctaatgatttctctctctgtaaGGTGGCTGTGAAGCTTAAATAACAAAGACAGCGAGCACATTTTACACTGCCACCTCTCTTATATGACCCTCTCCCTCCTACCAGTTGCTCACTATCCAGCACATTCTTTAAGAGTGGCTCTGAGGcaagccagctgccatgtcagCCCCATAGAAAGGTCTACATATACTGGAACTGAGGCCTCGAGACAACAGCCACGTCAGTCATCTTGGCAGCTCGGTAGCCAGTCCTCTACCCCCAGGCAAGCTCCCTGGCCACCACCCTGGCTGCAACCTCATGACATACTCTGAGCTGGAAGGTCCCAGCTAAGCTGCTTCCAGCTTCCTGACCTTCCGAAAGCCGTGTGAAGTCATAAATGTTTGCTACATTTGGGGATAAGCTGTGACGCAGCAGTAATAACTAAGACGCTTACCTTTCAGGGTTGTTACACGAATTAAGAGTTGATGCACATCAAAGAGCAACCAGACTTACTGAGACCAGTGGCTCCAGAAAGGGCAGAAGGGAGTAGCCAGGGAAGGAGCATGAGTTAGGAAGCCTCTGTCCAGGTCCGGAAGGCAGGCGAGGGGTCTGAGAGACCCAATATGCCAACAGACAATGGCCTCGCCGTCTATCAAAATAGAACTCTGATCCACTCCCTGCCACAACAGCCAGCGGGGCGAAGCCCTCTCTGCTGCAGGTAGCCCAGGCAGTCAGCCCAAACACAGCCAAAGCTGGGCCACTAGCTGACAGCCTCCCTAATTTTGCCCCCACATCTGATGTACGACAAACTGGAAAAAGTCCGATAGGCTCCCCTAACCAATCACATAGGGACCCTCCTTCTAGTTAGCCCACCTACAGCTTCCCCATGCTGTGAGCCTCTGATCTAAGCCTGAAGCCTTCCCTTTGTCCCACTATAAAGCTTTCCCATTCTTCTGCCGGCCTTCAATTCTCTGCCGAACTCAAGTGGTGGTGGCTGACTCCCTTGGAGTAGCAGCCTCGGGAAACACAGCCTTTGCATCTTCTCATTTGGGTGGTCTTTATTTCCACAAGCCTatgttctttctctgccttccctaCCCCCGGGGTCAAAGACATCTTCGTCTTCCCCCAGGCAGCCACAGAAACCAGCTCAGGGATGACGGATGAAGAATGTAGCTTTGGAACAGGACAGATCCCAGCTCAAATTCTGGCTCTGATGcctaactagctgtgtgatcttgagtgAGCCAATTAACtactctgagcctctgttttttcATGTCAAAAGGACAATCCAATGGAACCCAAGGGCTGGGGTAAGAATTCAGTGAGGTGATAACATATTTAATGCCCTGAGCATATAGTAGGTACTTCATAAATGGAAGGCCAGCCATCcttctcctcccagcctcctgctGGACAGGCAGGCCTCTGTTCCCCATGGTTCCTCCTCTCACTCCTGCTTTCTGTGCAGCAGGCAGCCTAACCTCAGGTGCATGGAGTCAATCAAGAGCATAGTCTCCACGTCCAGGGTATGTCAAAGCTCAGGGGTTGGTCTTGGGAGAACGATGGACAAAGGACATAACCaagcatttctctaaagaaatccAACTGGTCAAAAGCAGAGGACAAAATATCTGGCCAGAAACCTGTTGTCTCCCTGTTTCATCCTGGCTCTAAGTGCCCTTGTGCCAGACAGCTTTCCCCGAACTGGGGAGGGTGAGCCAGGTCTTCTTCCCCCAAtctctcctgtgtgtctgtgtgtgtctagTTTCTTTGTCTCTAAAATGAGAAATGTAATAGCTTCCCAGGAGACACATgcacaagcacatgcacacacgtgaaTCAGTTCTAATGGTGGAGCGGTGGCTTTGAAATGCTCTATGCTGGGGGCATCCAGAGTCCCCTCACTCCCACTTGCCAAGCCCTTTCCATCCCTGGGTCTCTCCCTCCATCACCACCAGCAGAATCCAAGCTCCCAGCAGCATTTTCTGCCTGGATTATGGAAAAAACTCCTAACTGCTTTCGCTCTTTCGTCAGAGCTCAAAGAATGCAAATTACACAAAGATGAGAAACCATCCCACATCCCATAAACTcaggcaaagatttttaaaataatgccaatAAACAGAATCAAGGGCAATGCCTTCCTTCCCCACAGGGCTGGAACGTAAACTGGtatatttctaatacattttttaaaagatttacatatatatatatgtgtgtgtatatatatattattattattaattaattaatttatttattttagagagagagagcacacacgtgcatgggggtgggggcagaagggacagagggagggggaagaaaatcctcaagcagactctgctgagtaggaagcccaaagcagagctggatcccaggaccttgagatcatgacctgagccaaaatcaagagtcccatgctcaacggactgagccatccaggtgccctctaaACTGGCATATTTCTGCAGAGCAATTTGGTAGGATGTAACCTTTTGATTATGCAGGTccattttttcaaaatgtaaagaaaaaaatttgactaTGGAAAAATCTGCACAGACTTCGTTACAAGCTCTTTATGGTAATATTGCTTCCCATGCAAAAAGTGAGGAGACAAcgaaaatatccaaaaataaacaCCTTCCTTAAATATATTGTAGTAGTCTCTATCTTGAAACACCATTCCTTCACTTAAACTGGTATTACAGATGAGTAGTTCTCAAAGCATGACctggagaagctgcagcaagagtatcacctgggaatttgttagaaatgcacgtCCTGGGGCCCCCATCCCCAATCTGCCGCTTCAGAAACTCTGATCTGGGTCCACCTGGGTtgttgagagcctgcctttggctcaggtcctgactctgaggccctgggatcgagtcccacatccggcttctcGCAGcaagcctctgcctatgtctgcctctctctgtgtgtctgtcatgaaaagataaaaatctttaaaaaaagaaaagaaaaagaaactctaaaaCTCAGCCATCTGGgttttaacaagtcctccaggATACTCAGAACCACTGTTGTAGATGAATATTTATCACTaagaaaagatacataaatgaCAAAAGGTTGCAAAACAACAAGTACAAAGCAGTAGGTATGAACAGTGCATCTCTATTTGAATATACGTATGTattgagacacacaaagaaaaaagcctagatttttttttaaggtttcatttatttattcatgagagacacagagactcaatcccagaatcaccacctgagccaaaggcagatgctcaaccactgagccacccaggcgccccagcccaGAAGACTTTGTACCAAGGTAGTAAAGTCTACACTCTGGGTGTTACAGGATTATGAGGTTttagattttgttcattttgctaATCCATATTTTCTAAGCAGTTTACAATGATGCGTTTTTGTAAAAAGGAATGGGGGGGGGCCGcaataacttctttttaaataaaaaaaaaaaaatcaagtggggtggggtggggtgggggcgaggtgggaaggaggcagagagcacGCCGGGCCGCCGCAGCCTGCAGCCCCGGGACAGCGGCGAGGCGCGGgcaggggcgcgcggggccgctGGGCACCCAGCGCCACCGCCCGGGTGGACGAGGGAGAGAGGCTAGGGAGGCCGAGGCCGGGGTCACAGCTACTCCTCCGATGTCGAGCAAGATTTACTAGGAGCAGAGAAGCGGAGGAGAGACTCAGGGCCGACTTCAGGAAGAACTTCATCCCAGAACGGGCGCCTCGGGGAGGTCTTCCGCCCGGAacctcccgccgccgcccccgggggCGAGACCCGCGCCCGCACCTCCCACCGCTTCCAGCCCCGGCAGTCCGGGGGGCGCTGAGCCTGCCTCCCCCGCGCCgcgcggccggggtgggggcagggaggcggcgtggggagcggggagcggggggcggggccgttGCTAGGggaggggcgcgggcgggcgcgcacggcggcgggcggcggaggAGAGCGCTCGGCTCTCGCGCTGCAGCTCCCGCGCCGCCTGTTGCTCGTTGGTCCGGGCCCCGCTTCCCGCCCGGTGCCCAGGGGCAGGCGGCCCGAGGCGTGCCGGCGCGCGGGCGGCCTCCCGCCGCCCCCTGTCCCCGCGCGCCGCCGGGCCCCGGCGTCTCCGTGAGCGCGGGTGCCGGCCGGCCTCGCCGTGCGCCCCGGGCCGCGCGCGCCGAGGGACCCCGGGCGCCGACGCCGAGCGGCGATGAACGCGACCTTCCTGAACCACAGCGGCCTGGAGGCGGCCGGCGgcctgggcggcggcggcggcggggccgccCTGGGGAACCGCAGCCACGGGCTGGGCACGTGGCTGGGCTGCTGCCCGGGGGGCGCGCCGCTGGCCGCCAGCGACGGGGTCCCCGCGGGGCTGGCGCCCGACGAGCGCAGCCTGTGGGTGTCGCGCGTGGCGCAGATCGCTGTGCTCTGCGTGCTGTCGCTCACCGTGGTCTTCGGCGTGTTCTTTCTGGGCTGCAACCTGCTCATCAAGTCGGAGAGCATGATCAACTTTCTGGTGCAGGAGCGCCGGCCCTCCAAGGACGTTGGCGCCGCCATCCTGGGGCTGTACtgaggccccccgcccccggccgccggcAGACGACGAGGGAGACCCGGACCCTCGTGCCCGGCACGGGctgtgccgccgccgccgccgccgccgccgccgggccgggccggctGCGCCAGGGACTGCGACGGGCCTCGGGGCGCCCAGGACCGGGACAGCGCGGGACTCGAGGCGGCGGCGCGGGAAGGGACTTCCACACCCGGCTCGTCCTGTGCGCgcctcggcgggggcggggcgggggcgggggccgaggtCACGCGCGGGGAGTTCTGCGTGGCTGTAGAGGGCGCGATGCGGGACGAGTTGCGGGCAGAGGAAGTTGAGGACCCCGAGGCGCTGAGCTTGTCGGCCCGATTTTGCTTTTGAGAAGAAACCTCGTAATAAACCTGCAGCCGTCGGACCCCCGGCGGCTTCCCCCGGCGCCTCTGcggggtgtgtgtctgtgttggggTGTGCGTCGGCTGGGGCAGGTGTGGACAGGTGTGGGCGGCCCGTGTGTACCCCCTGGGCCGCGGGGCCGCCTGGCTGCGGAGCCGTGGGGGCCGGTCCGGGGCTCCCGAGACCTCACTCCGAGGAGGCCAAGGAGGCGGCAGCTTCGGAGGGGACGGGGCTGGCCTTGCAGGGTGGCCAAACCGCTGGTGAGATTATTTAAATCTTTGGGAAATTTTAATCTATTacgtgagattaaaaaaaaaaagtcccagtgATTTAAGTGCAAAAGGGGAGAACAGTAAAATGAATCTATCGGGACCGTGAACAAAATGTAATGGTGGGGGGAGCTAATTCTAGTTAAATTACAGGGCCAAAAGTCTCATCTAAGGGCTTGTCTGGACCTCACCTTTATATAGAGTGTGGACTAGTAGCAGTAGGGCGCTGAAGATATGCCTTCGGTGCACAGGAAGTGGGGAATGCAAGTTTGGGAGGGGCTTTGTGGTGCAAAGACCCTGGGaatgtttaaaatgcagaaaatggcCTCCCAATGCAGCTGAGTTCAGGGAATTTGGAGCCTCCCATTATGAGATGCCTTCCGCTGCCCAGAACCCCGCCATTTATCGCAGATGCAGAATAAACTTAAAGCAGTGTTAATGCCTAAGAACCAGGCACTACTGGCCCAGGGGAGTGGGTTGGCTCTACTGTCTggtttgggggcggggggctggaaACCGGGAGGGGGGCAGACAGGAGGAAAGAAAGCTGGGCTTTGTAGTCTATATATAGACCCCATAGTCCTACCCTGCCCCCTCTAGGCACCTTGGTACTTGGAAGAttaggggatggggagggggctttAATGGATTTCTCCCTATCCTCTCTTTGGCCATGAGTGGAACTGAAGGTGAATGATAAGGAAGATGGCTGAAGCCTTTCTTGGCTTTGGGAAGGGAAGCGAAGAGAAGACTATCCCCTGTCTTCAGCACTAGTTCCACACCAGGAGAGGGGACAGTTTCTCAACAAAACCATAGATGATCTCTGACAATGAAGAATCCGGAATCTTCCTGGCTCCTGAGTCCTCCTGGGTGGTCAGAATCCTCATCCTTGGGACATGTtaccttcccacccacctccccatctcAATCTCAAACCCAGGAGAATTCATCCAGTTTGACGGTCAGGCCAGTAA
Protein-coding regions in this window:
- the RPRML gene encoding reprimo-like protein, producing MNATFLNHSGLEAAGGLGGGGGGAALGNRSHGLGTWLGCCPGGAPLAASDGVPAGLAPDERSLWVSRVAQIAVLCVLSLTVVFGVFFLGCNLLIKSESMINFLVQERRPSKDVGAAILGLY